Proteins from a single region of Syntrophales bacterium:
- a CDS encoding class I adenylate-forming enzyme family protein: MILASQETIRRWTDAGAWGHKTLLDHFRFHVRKTPDKICLVDPLNKEALVGLKPEKLTYAELAKAADAVAEGLLTKGYGKDDIFMVQLPNTWELAMLYLAISRMGGLISPMPMQWRASELEFIAGITEAKAILTVESFGNFSHGEMAEKVKAKQATIREIIYLPEIREMTKGPVTGKLNDIVIDANDVFTLSWSSGTEAEPKGCPLSHNNWICQANLCFEMAPISWGDNLITAGPLVNMASIGTVYIPWLIGGGKLVLHHPFDGPSFVMQLMAEEIHYTLLVPAVVNALLKHPMVDKFDFSKMRAITIGAAPPSLWSVQELKRRWGIDFANIWGQNEGTANVASGYDIPDMEMRLDHFLFNGPGSRWTKTGTLMAKYVSMKLINAAIPGGPKKEGDVGELWYRGPNVIPGYFKRPDLTAKAFDAEGYFNTGDLFQLKDNECIGFFERSKDIIIRGGFNVSAQEVENMVLGHPKVLDAAAVAMPDEVLGERTCVYVVPKPGETVTLEEVVAFMKDKGLAVYKIPERLEIIDAIPRNPVGKILKKVLREDIKKKMDTP; the protein is encoded by the coding sequence ATGATTCTGGCATCACAGGAAACGATCCGCCGGTGGACCGACGCGGGGGCATGGGGACACAAGACACTGCTCGATCACTTCCGTTTTCACGTCCGCAAGACGCCCGACAAGATCTGCCTGGTCGATCCATTGAACAAGGAAGCACTCGTGGGATTGAAGCCGGAGAAGCTGACCTACGCGGAGCTCGCCAAAGCCGCCGACGCCGTGGCCGAAGGGCTCCTGACGAAGGGGTACGGGAAAGACGACATCTTCATGGTCCAGCTTCCGAACACCTGGGAACTGGCCATGCTGTACCTTGCCATTTCCCGAATGGGCGGGCTCATTTCCCCCATGCCGATGCAGTGGCGGGCCTCGGAGCTGGAGTTCATCGCAGGGATCACGGAGGCCAAGGCCATCCTGACGGTCGAATCCTTCGGGAATTTCAGCCACGGGGAGATGGCGGAGAAGGTCAAGGCGAAGCAGGCCACGATCCGGGAGATCATCTACCTGCCGGAGATCCGGGAGATGACCAAGGGGCCCGTGACGGGGAAACTCAACGATATCGTAATCGACGCGAACGATGTCTTCACCCTTTCCTGGTCGTCCGGGACGGAAGCGGAGCCCAAGGGATGCCCGCTATCGCACAACAACTGGATCTGCCAGGCGAACCTGTGCTTCGAAATGGCCCCCATCTCCTGGGGAGACAACCTGATCACGGCGGGGCCGCTGGTGAACATGGCCTCCATCGGGACGGTCTATATTCCCTGGCTCATCGGTGGCGGGAAGCTCGTCCTTCACCACCCCTTCGACGGCCCCTCGTTCGTCATGCAGCTCATGGCGGAAGAGATCCACTACACCCTGCTGGTGCCGGCCGTGGTGAATGCCCTTCTGAAGCACCCCATGGTGGACAAGTTCGACTTCAGCAAGATGAGGGCCATCACGATCGGCGCCGCCCCGCCGTCCCTGTGGTCGGTGCAGGAGCTGAAGCGCCGCTGGGGCATCGACTTTGCCAACATCTGGGGGCAGAACGAGGGGACGGCCAACGTGGCCAGCGGCTACGACATCCCCGACATGGAGATGCGGCTGGACCACTTCCTCTTCAACGGCCCGGGGAGCAGGTGGACGAAGACGGGCACCCTGATGGCCAAGTACGTTTCCATGAAGCTGATCAACGCAGCCATTCCCGGCGGGCCGAAGAAGGAGGGAGATGTCGGGGAGCTGTGGTACCGTGGGCCCAACGTGATTCCCGGCTACTTCAAGCGGCCCGACCTGACGGCCAAGGCCTTCGATGCGGAGGGCTACTTCAACACGGGCGACCTCTTCCAACTGAAGGACAACGAGTGCATTGGCTTCTTCGAGCGGTCCAAGGACATCATCATCCGGGGCGGCTTCAACGTCAGCGCCCAGGAGGTGGAGAACATGGTCCTCGGCCACCCGAAGGTCCTCGACGCCGCGGCCGTGGCCATGCCCGACGAGGTCCTCGGGGAGCGGACCTGCGTCTATGTGGTTCCCAAGCCCGGCGAAACGGTGACCCTCGAGGAGGTCGTGGCGTTCATGAAGGATAAGGGACTCGCGGTATACAAGATTCCCGAGCGCCTGGAGATCATCGACGCCATCCCGCGCAATCCCGTGGGAAAGATCCTCAAGAAGGTCCTGAGGGAGGACATCAAGAAGAAGATGGACACACCCTGA
- a CDS encoding long-chain fatty acid--CoA ligase gives MMDYPLLLTTFMTRTAKFFPKKEIVSVYPEENFRYTYADYYRRTCQLAHALKSLGVKKGDRVASMALNSHRHLELYFGVPCMGAALHTVNFRLPPHHLAYILNHAEDQVVFVDEDLVFFLEMIKDQLKTVKHFVILSQTGKMPQTSLSPVTLYDDLIAPFPETFDWPMDLSEWDPALICYTSATTGDPKGVVYSHRGIVMHTYAACCTLGTMESDCCLHVVPMFHANAWGVPFACMALGCKQVLPGRELLNMEKICRMIADEKVTFTAGVPTIWMMLYQYLEAGGWYDFSSLKGIFSGGSACPRFLMEGLNEKYGFPIHQAYGMTETTPLVLAAIPKSGMEGLSQQEMYDIKSSAGLLVPGLEMRIVDERGRDVPMDGTSWGEILLRGPWIAREYYKDPERSAPVFAGGWLHTGDVGTIDPNGYVRLVDRTKDLVKSGGEWISSVDLENLIMAHPKVLEAAIIGIPDEKWSERPLGCIVVKPGETLATSEIRDFLKDRVKADWWIPKQFAFIDAIPKTSVGKFSKRDLRQMHAEGKLTLTP, from the coding sequence ATGATGGATTATCCGCTCCTGCTGACGACGTTCATGACCCGGACGGCGAAATTCTTCCCGAAGAAGGAGATCGTCTCCGTCTATCCCGAGGAAAACTTCCGCTACACCTATGCCGATTATTACCGGCGGACCTGCCAGCTGGCCCACGCCCTGAAGTCCCTGGGAGTGAAGAAGGGCGACCGGGTGGCCAGCATGGCCCTCAACAGCCACCGCCACCTGGAGCTGTATTTCGGCGTTCCCTGCATGGGGGCGGCCCTGCACACGGTGAACTTCCGCCTGCCGCCGCATCACCTGGCATACATCCTGAACCATGCGGAGGATCAGGTGGTCTTCGTGGACGAGGACCTGGTCTTCTTCCTGGAGATGATCAAAGACCAGCTCAAGACGGTGAAGCATTTCGTGATCCTTTCGCAGACAGGCAAGATGCCGCAGACGTCGCTCAGCCCGGTCACGCTGTACGACGACCTGATCGCCCCCTTCCCGGAAACCTTCGACTGGCCGATGGACCTCTCCGAGTGGGATCCGGCACTCATCTGCTACACTTCCGCCACGACGGGGGACCCGAAGGGAGTCGTTTACAGCCACCGGGGCATTGTGATGCACACCTATGCCGCCTGCTGCACCCTCGGCACCATGGAGAGTGACTGCTGTCTCCACGTCGTGCCCATGTTCCACGCCAACGCCTGGGGCGTTCCCTTCGCCTGCATGGCCCTGGGCTGCAAGCAGGTCCTCCCGGGACGGGAGCTTCTGAACATGGAGAAGATCTGCCGGATGATCGCCGACGAGAAGGTCACCTTCACCGCCGGCGTGCCGACGATCTGGATGATGCTCTACCAGTACCTGGAGGCGGGAGGGTGGTATGACTTCTCCTCTCTCAAGGGCATCTTCTCCGGCGGCTCGGCCTGTCCGCGATTTCTCATGGAGGGCCTCAACGAAAAGTACGGATTCCCCATCCACCAGGCCTACGGAATGACGGAGACGACGCCCCTGGTCCTGGCGGCGATCCCGAAAAGCGGCATGGAGGGCCTGTCCCAGCAGGAGATGTACGACATCAAATCCAGCGCGGGACTCCTGGTGCCGGGGCTGGAGATGCGGATCGTCGACGAACGGGGCCGGGACGTCCCCATGGACGGCACGTCCTGGGGGGAGATCCTGCTCCGGGGCCCCTGGATCGCCCGGGAATACTACAAGGATCCCGAGCGGTCGGCCCCCGTTTTTGCCGGCGGGTGGCTCCACACGGGAGACGTGGGGACCATCGACCCGAACGGATATGTCCGCCTGGTAGACCGGACGAAGGACCTCGTGAAAAGCGGCGGCGAGTGGATCTCATCGGTGGACCTGGAGAACCTCATCATGGCCCATCCCAAGGTCCTCGAGGCGGCAATTATCGGGATCCCCGACGAGAAGTGGTCCGAGCGGCCCCTGGGCTGCATCGTCGTCAAGCCCGGGGAGACGCTTGCCACATCGGAGATCAGGGACTTTCTCAAGGACCGGGTCAAGGCCGACTGGTGGATTCCCAAGCAGTTTGCCTTTATTGATGCGATTCCCAAGACGAGCGTCGGCAAGTTCAGCAAGCGCGACCTCCGGCAGATGCATGCGGAGGGGAAGCTGACGCTGACGCCGTGA
- a CDS encoding YtfJ family protein, with amino-acid sequence MKKALVFCAAILFLLGSTAVAAELKVGAKASDFSFKDSKGKAYSLSSPELAGKVVSIFYADPGSKDMNNEAQAALKTAPGIERNTKYKGLGVVNLKASVLPDFLLKKAIASKQKEAPDAIILMDPDYSMLNAWGLTNKVSNVIVLDKQRTCRYIYKGKLPKAEIDKLINVIKEYQNK; translated from the coding sequence ATGAAGAAAGCGTTGGTTTTTTGTGCGGCGATCCTTTTCCTTCTTGGATCGACGGCCGTTGCGGCGGAGTTGAAGGTTGGCGCCAAGGCGTCGGATTTCAGTTTCAAGGACTCGAAGGGGAAGGCCTACAGCCTGAGCTCTCCGGAACTGGCCGGCAAGGTCGTTTCGATTTTTTATGCCGATCCGGGCTCCAAGGACATGAACAACGAGGCCCAGGCCGCCCTCAAGACGGCTCCCGGCATCGAGCGGAACACGAAGTACAAGGGGCTCGGCGTGGTCAACCTGAAGGCGAGCGTGCTTCCCGATTTCCTTCTCAAAAAGGCCATCGCCAGCAAGCAGAAGGAAGCACCCGATGCGATCATCCTCATGGACCCCGATTACTCCATGCTGAACGCCTGGGGTCTCACGAACAAGGTCTCCAACGTGATCGTCCTCGATAAGCAGCGGACATGCCGCTACATCTACAAGGGCAAGCTTCCGAAGGCCGAGATCGACAAGCTGATCAATGTGATCAAGGAATATCAGAACAAATAA
- the folD gene encoding bifunctional methylenetetrahydrofolate dehydrogenase/methenyltetrahydrofolate cyclohydrolase FolD: MAAIIDGKAVAQAVREELREKAALLKETRGIAPGLAVILVGDDPASQVYVRGKRKACDEAGFLSREYRLPAETPEAEVLRIIGELNADPKIHGILVQMPVPTQIRPEAVVESIDPRKDVDGLHPFNVGRLFSGDPFHKACTPSGVIELLDRYGILIEGKEAVIVGRSNLVGKPLSLLLLARNATVTICHTRTRDLGAVCRRAEILVAAAGKAGMIRGDMVRDGAVVIDVGINRVEGRLLGDVSFQDAEPRASWITPVPGGVGPMTIAMLLANTYRAAERAAE, translated from the coding sequence ATGGCAGCCATCATCGACGGAAAGGCGGTGGCGCAGGCGGTCCGCGAGGAATTGCGGGAGAAGGCGGCGCTCCTGAAGGAAACGAGGGGTATTGCCCCGGGACTGGCGGTCATCCTCGTAGGCGACGATCCGGCATCCCAGGTCTATGTCCGGGGAAAAAGGAAGGCCTGTGACGAGGCGGGGTTTCTCTCCCGGGAATACCGGTTGCCGGCGGAGACCCCGGAGGCGGAGGTCCTGCGCATCATCGGGGAGCTGAATGCGGATCCGAAGATTCACGGGATCCTCGTCCAGATGCCTGTGCCCACCCAGATCCGTCCCGAGGCGGTCGTCGAGTCGATTGACCCGCGGAAGGACGTGGACGGCCTTCACCCTTTCAACGTGGGGCGCCTCTTCTCGGGCGATCCGTTCCACAAGGCCTGCACGCCTTCCGGGGTCATCGAGCTCCTGGACCGGTACGGAATCCTCATTGAGGGGAAGGAGGCCGTCATCGTGGGGCGGAGCAACCTTGTCGGCAAGCCCCTGTCCCTGTTGCTTCTGGCCAGGAACGCAACCGTCACGATCTGCCACACCCGGACACGGGATCTCGGAGCGGTGTGTCGCCGGGCGGAGATCCTGGTGGCCGCGGCGGGCAAGGCCGGGATGATCCGGGGCGACATGGTCCGCGACGGCGCCGTCGTGATCGATGTGGGCATCAACCGCGTCGAAGGCAGGCTGCTGGGTGACGTGTCCTTCCAGGATGCGGAGCCCCGGGCATCCTGGATCACCCCGGTGCCGGGCGGCGTCGGACCCATGACAATCGCCATGCTCCTGGCGAACACGTACCGGGCGGCGGAGCGGGCAGCGGAATAA
- a CDS encoding CatB-related O-acetyltransferase produces MKSLRNLFSRRKDAFYTRDWLREPYAEIGAHTYGKPEVVQFHGAEAHLKIGKFCSIAGSVTIFLGGDHRTDWVTTYPFPVLSAFWPSVPSIPNSAVTKGDVVIGNDVWIGFGAMILSGVTIGDGAVIGARAVVASDVEPYTVAVGNPARLASRRFDDATVSRFLRIRWWDWPDDVIAERIPLLCSGDIRSFLDRFDPDGR; encoded by the coding sequence ATGAAATCGCTCAGGAATCTCTTCAGCCGGCGGAAGGATGCCTTTTATACCCGGGACTGGCTCCGGGAGCCCTACGCGGAGATCGGCGCCCACACCTACGGAAAGCCGGAAGTGGTGCAGTTCCATGGCGCCGAGGCGCACCTGAAGATCGGGAAATTCTGTTCCATCGCCGGATCCGTGACGATCTTCCTCGGCGGAGACCACCGGACCGACTGGGTGACGACCTATCCCTTTCCCGTCCTGTCGGCTTTTTGGCCCTCCGTGCCGTCAATCCCCAACTCGGCCGTCACCAAGGGCGACGTGGTCATCGGCAACGACGTCTGGATCGGCTTCGGGGCCATGATCCTCTCCGGCGTGACCATTGGCGACGGCGCCGTCATCGGTGCCCGGGCTGTGGTGGCCTCCGACGTCGAGCCCTACACGGTGGCCGTGGGCAACCCCGCTCGGCTGGCGAGCCGGCGCTTCGACGACGCGACCGTTTCCCGGTTTCTCCGGATCCGATGGTGGGACTGGCCCGACGATGTCATCGCCGAGCGGATCCCCCTTCTCTGCAGCGGCGATATCCGGTCGTTTCTCGACCGCTTCGACCCGGACGGCCGATGA
- a CDS encoding SGNH/GDSL hydrolase family protein — MKGRLRTILLNASLFLISMAAALAVAECSLPLVKNRSLDEAVYQARRPVIQARFGAFHPVLGFTLQKNLRGVRQFYPGQLDYTVDTNSQGFRGPEWDLSRKRKNVVIIGDSFAFGWGVAWEETMEQVLERELRKSDPAWQVINLAMPGWSIREAVAALELYRDALKPVAVIYIFCPNDIDGMTPPLPDGTYDLSYHPPPGAEKIFADLVQRNQPEYRSLKKWLYQSYLKAFHARFIRPLLSSRIRTSMRVDAPPAGFDFPPPLKTADPPDGPEARFLRYGLQRLRAAADGAELILTTTSDKSIVYKADRPENLRWVLRDFSRKAPATRFVDFEDFIRQTPDGRKFYLDFDDHWSPAGHAEATRMILPAFRSESR, encoded by the coding sequence ATGAAAGGCCGACTGCGAACCATCCTTCTCAACGCCTCGCTATTCCTGATCTCGATGGCGGCGGCGCTGGCCGTCGCCGAGTGTTCCCTCCCCCTGGTCAAAAACCGCAGCCTCGACGAAGCCGTTTACCAGGCCCGCCGGCCCGTGATCCAGGCCCGGTTCGGGGCTTTCCATCCGGTTCTCGGGTTCACCCTGCAGAAGAACCTCCGGGGTGTCCGGCAGTTCTATCCGGGACAGCTCGACTACACGGTGGACACGAATTCACAGGGATTCCGGGGACCCGAATGGGACCTGTCGCGAAAGCGGAAAAACGTCGTTATCATTGGAGATTCCTTTGCTTTCGGCTGGGGTGTTGCCTGGGAGGAAACAATGGAGCAGGTCCTGGAACGGGAGCTCCGGAAATCCGATCCCGCCTGGCAGGTGATCAACCTGGCCATGCCCGGCTGGAGCATCCGGGAGGCCGTGGCGGCTCTCGAACTCTATCGGGACGCCCTGAAGCCCGTCGCCGTGATTTATATCTTCTGCCCCAACGACATCGACGGGATGACACCGCCGCTCCCCGACGGGACCTATGACCTGTCGTATCATCCGCCGCCGGGTGCCGAGAAGATCTTCGCCGATCTCGTCCAGCGGAACCAGCCGGAGTACCGGTCCCTGAAGAAATGGCTCTACCAGTCCTACCTGAAGGCCTTCCATGCCCGCTTCATCCGGCCGCTCTTGAGCAGCCGGATCCGGACGTCCATGCGCGTGGATGCGCCGCCCGCGGGCTTCGATTTCCCGCCCCCCCTGAAAACGGCGGACCCGCCGGACGGTCCCGAGGCCCGTTTCCTCCGCTATGGCCTGCAGCGCCTCCGGGCGGCGGCAGATGGGGCGGAGCTGATCCTGACGACCACGTCCGACAAGTCCATCGTCTACAAGGCGGACCGGCCGGAGAACCTCCGCTGGGTCCTCAGGGACTTCAGTAGGAAAGCCCCGGCGACCCGTTTTGTCGATTTTGAGGATTTCATCCGGCAAACGCCGGACGGGCGGAAATTCTACCTGGACTTCGACGACCATTGGTCGCCGGCGGGACATGCGGAGGCCACAAGGATGATTCTTCCGGCCTTCCGGTCGGAGAGCCGGTAA
- a CDS encoding alpha/beta fold hydrolase, producing MMSIRLVLAIVTALFILPEVVLADGELRYADLGECPLESGQTIRDCRLGYRTFGVLNAEKSNAVLFATWLSGTAEDLAALGYIGPGKMADSSKYFIVAVDAFGNGVSSSPSNSKGQPGATFPRFTIRDLTTAQSRLVTRHLGLPRLQGIMGISMGAINALQWSVSHPGSVDWVVAIAGTPRQTAYDLLLWQGQLDIIRSTRGIEGGGLKAMKTITAVHNLNAWTPANLNTRIRPEDMPRFLAESETIITKYDAENWASQVEAIMSQDLYRGFGNSPEETARTVKARNLIVWSREDRMVQPGPARDWARLVGAETLELTGDCGHFAFLCEKDAIQAAVAAFLAAGQDVMK from the coding sequence ATGATGTCGATCCGGCTGGTTCTGGCAATCGTCACGGCACTTTTCATCCTGCCCGAGGTGGTGCTGGCCGACGGAGAACTGCGTTACGCGGACCTCGGCGAATGCCCCCTGGAAAGCGGACAGACGATTCGGGACTGCCGGCTGGGCTACCGTACGTTCGGTGTCCTGAACGCGGAAAAATCCAACGCGGTCCTGTTCGCGACCTGGCTGTCCGGAACCGCGGAAGACCTCGCGGCGCTGGGATACATCGGCCCGGGGAAAATGGCGGACAGCTCGAAGTATTTCATCGTCGCCGTGGATGCCTTCGGCAACGGGGTTTCTTCCTCGCCGTCCAACAGCAAGGGCCAGCCGGGAGCAACATTCCCCCGCTTCACGATCCGGGACCTCACGACAGCCCAGTCCCGCCTCGTCACCCGTCATCTGGGGCTGCCCCGCCTGCAGGGGATCATGGGCATCTCGATGGGAGCGATCAACGCCCTTCAATGGTCCGTCTCCCATCCGGGATCCGTCGACTGGGTCGTGGCCATAGCGGGTACGCCGCGGCAGACCGCGTACGACCTCCTCCTCTGGCAGGGCCAGTTGGACATCATCCGCTCGACCCGGGGCATCGAAGGGGGAGGACTCAAGGCCATGAAGACGATCACGGCCGTCCACAACCTCAACGCCTGGACGCCGGCAAACCTGAACACCCGCATCCGCCCGGAAGACATGCCCCGGTTCCTTGCGGAGTCCGAAACGATCATCACCAAGTACGACGCGGAAAACTGGGCATCCCAGGTCGAGGCGATCATGTCCCAGGACCTCTACCGCGGTTTCGGGAACTCTCCGGAGGAGACCGCGAGAACCGTAAAGGCGCGGAACCTCATTGTCTGGTCCAGGGAGGACCGGATGGTCCAGCCCGGGCCCGCCCGGGATTGGGCGCGGCTTGTCGGCGCGGAGACGCTGGAGTTGACCGGCGACTGCGGCCACTTCGCCTTCCTCTGCGAGAAGGACGCGATTCAGGCGGCCGTTGCGGCCTTCCTGGCCGCAGGGCAGGACGTGATGAAGTAG
- a CDS encoding glycosyltransferase: MTDPFRTLRNRFWRWRNDRRLARERDEYENRFRCRNLAIPEEAELRKIFRTRFPDLHPKPKGSLHILAVYRSFNWEDEALTPSLAMFGTVHRYDWSGRFDAEGDVWHGGMKAAMNRDLLAWIRERREAGEADAIFFYLSGEQVFPDTMEAVHRLAIPSVNLALNDKEAFIGRIRNGLAAGNRDICRWIDLSWTSTGDAVIKYCVEGGRPIYLPEGANPSVHRPYDAEKTIDVSFVGQCYGNRPAVIDHLRRQGIAAEAFGPGWPAGPLPVEDMVKLYSRSRINLGFGGVEGHTETFCLKGRDFEIPMSGGLYLTEDHPELARAYEIGREIVTWRDPEDLTAKVRHLLANPAEAEEIRRRGSERARRDHTWERRLETIFSILGILDEKKEMKK; this comes from the coding sequence ATGACTGATCCTTTCCGGACACTGCGAAACCGATTCTGGCGGTGGAGAAACGACCGGCGGCTCGCCCGGGAGCGGGATGAGTACGAGAATCGCTTTCGATGCCGGAACCTCGCGATCCCCGAAGAAGCCGAACTCCGCAAGATCTTCCGGACCCGTTTCCCTGACCTGCACCCAAAACCCAAGGGATCCCTACACATCCTGGCGGTCTACCGAAGCTTCAACTGGGAAGACGAAGCCCTCACCCCGTCGCTTGCCATGTTTGGAACGGTCCACCGCTACGACTGGTCCGGCCGCTTCGACGCCGAAGGCGACGTCTGGCATGGCGGGATGAAGGCCGCCATGAACCGGGACCTCCTCGCCTGGATCCGGGAAAGACGGGAAGCCGGAGAGGCCGACGCGATCTTCTTCTACCTGTCGGGGGAACAGGTCTTCCCGGACACGATGGAGGCGGTCCACCGCCTCGCAATCCCGTCGGTCAACCTGGCCCTCAACGACAAGGAGGCCTTCATCGGCCGCATCCGAAACGGGCTGGCCGCGGGCAACCGCGACATCTGCCGCTGGATCGACCTCTCCTGGACCAGCACTGGGGACGCCGTAATCAAGTACTGCGTCGAGGGGGGGAGGCCGATCTACCTGCCAGAGGGGGCGAATCCCTCCGTTCACCGGCCCTATGACGCGGAGAAAACCATCGACGTCTCCTTTGTCGGCCAGTGTTACGGGAACCGGCCGGCCGTGATCGATCACCTCCGGAGACAGGGCATCGCCGCGGAGGCTTTCGGTCCCGGCTGGCCCGCGGGTCCGCTGCCGGTCGAAGACATGGTGAAGCTTTACTCGCGGAGCCGGATCAACCTCGGCTTCGGCGGCGTGGAGGGCCACACGGAGACCTTCTGCCTGAAGGGGCGGGACTTCGAGATCCCCATGAGCGGCGGTCTCTACCTGACGGAGGACCACCCGGAGCTGGCCCGGGCCTACGAGATCGGCCGGGAGATCGTCACCTGGCGGGACCCGGAGGACCTGACAGCGAAAGTCCGCCATCTCCTGGCCAACCCGGCTGAGGCGGAGGAGATTCGCCGCCGCGGGTCAGAACGAGCCCGCCGGGACCACACCTGGGAGCGACGACTGGAGACCATTTTCAGCATTCTGGGAATCCTGGACGAAAAAAAGGAGATGAAGAAATGA
- a CDS encoding class I SAM-dependent methyltransferase has translation MGTTANRLYHIRKFFKMLRTGRKAPDDYDWQFYSDIYREGLDDIARDHTLILREGDYSFDGENLTLQRDIKPLHPNYHITYETLLQLAPDSVLEGGCGGGDHLHNLHVLNPKFRLHGVDVSDGQVALLRKRHPDLPAWVEPRDLTAEPGRIELPRVAAAFTQAVIMHIRENHRNALANLFGAATRWFVLVENWKRHDFLADIQALHKEGRIPWKELHVHYRESSALKIPLAMVVSAEPLPRYPVLTDYRILRDVIAGV, from the coding sequence ATGGGCACAACGGCCAACCGGCTGTATCACATCCGCAAATTTTTCAAGATGCTCCGCACGGGCAGGAAGGCCCCCGACGACTACGACTGGCAGTTTTACTCAGACATCTACAGGGAAGGCCTGGACGACATCGCCCGGGATCACACCCTGATCCTCCGAGAGGGCGACTACTCCTTCGACGGGGAGAACCTGACCCTCCAGCGGGATATCAAGCCCCTTCATCCAAACTACCACATCACCTACGAGACGCTCCTCCAGCTTGCCCCGGATTCGGTTCTTGAGGGTGGATGCGGCGGCGGAGACCACCTGCACAACCTCCACGTGCTGAATCCGAAATTCCGCCTGCACGGCGTCGACGTGTCCGACGGACAGGTGGCCCTCCTGCGAAAGCGGCACCCGGACCTACCGGCCTGGGTCGAGCCCCGGGACCTCACGGCGGAACCCGGACGCATCGAGCTGCCCAGGGTCGCGGCGGCCTTCACCCAGGCGGTGATCATGCACATCCGGGAGAACCACCGGAACGCGCTGGCAAACCTGTTCGGAGCGGCAACCCGCTGGTTCGTCCTCGTGGAGAACTGGAAGCGCCACGACTTCCTGGCGGACATCCAGGCCCTCCACAAGGAGGGGCGGATCCCCTGGAAGGAGCTGCACGTCCACTACCGGGAATCTTCGGCCTTGAAGATCCCCCTGGCCATGGTCGTCTCGGCGGAGCCTCTCCCCCGCTACCCCGTGCTGACGGACTACCGGATCCTCCGCGACGTCATCGCCGGCGTCTGA
- a CDS encoding SxtJ family membrane protein: MEPKPLDKLGIFQTIHVLTLALLIAFLIFGNRWLLWAAVFLAVANTFENPLTMWIAKGWLAFALRLGRINSRILLTLIFFLFLTPIAWLYRLFNRSLVDHFRADSRTSTFQERNHRWEPADFEKIW; this comes from the coding sequence ATGGAACCAAAACCGCTGGACAAGCTGGGAATATTCCAGACGATCCACGTCCTTACGCTGGCGCTGCTCATCGCCTTCCTGATCTTCGGCAACCGCTGGCTCCTTTGGGCGGCGGTCTTCCTGGCCGTGGCGAACACCTTCGAGAATCCGCTGACGATGTGGATCGCAAAGGGATGGCTCGCCTTCGCCCTCCGGCTGGGCCGCATCAACTCGCGGATCCTTTTGACGCTGATCTTCTTCCTCTTCCTGACCCCCATCGCCTGGCTCTACCGGCTCTTCAACCGCAGCCTGGTGGACCACTTCCGGGCGGACAGCCGCACCAGCACGTTCCAGGAGCGGAATCACCGCTGGGAGCCGGCGGACTTCGAAAAGATCTGGTAG
- a CDS encoding DUF5989 family protein, with protein MEILKDLWMFLRERKKWWLLPMIVLLLLMGILILTSGSAVAPFIYTLF; from the coding sequence ATGGAAATTCTGAAAGACCTGTGGATGTTCCTCCGGGAACGGAAAAAGTGGTGGCTTCTGCCCATGATCGTCCTTCTGCTCCTCATGGGCATCCTGATCCTGACCAGCGGCTCCGCAGTGGCGCCGTTCATCTACACCCTGTTCTGA